The DNA region TTTGTCAGCGGATTGTTTTGAAGGACGAGACCCATGCTGTCGAATGTGAAGCCGTCGTGAGCCCTGAGTATCTCCAGATATCGGTTTATGGTCTTCGACTTTTCACCAATGTATGCCACCGCTTGGCAGATCgccaaggaaaagaagtcCAGCCCTTTTAGAAGAATATCGACACCTGACCGAAGCCTGGTCCTCCCAGACTGCCTTGTATCTTCCTGGATATCGATTGTGCTTTCTTCGCTGTCCTCTGTTATGACAAGCTCCGGGATATCCTCAGCAGTCGCGAGTTTCGAATCAGTTCTTGCGCATCGAGCTATTGCATCCTATTAGCATCAATAACGAACCCATTTAGAAGCAGTTTGGAGCTTATCAACGATCTATCACGAGACGTAAATATGATGGTCCCCTTTCTTACTGGAAGGACATTGTGCAGCAGCTGTGGGAATAAGTCCAGTCTCCGCTCATCAAGCTGGTCCACAACCATTCTCCATGCTCCAGACTCCTCAGAGTCTAGCCAGTCTCTCGCTTTGAGACAAGCCTGAAGATTTCCTATGTTGTCAGACCCTTGCCCAAGGTGCGGCGCAATCTTGAAATAGGACATCATGAAATGCTCCTCTGAGGATCCGATGACCCAGAACGGATGGTAGTTTAGAGGTGAGGGCCTCATTAACGTGTATCAAAGACCACCCTTTTCACGGATTCCTCGTCAGTTCTTTCCATAGTTTCTGCCTCTTTTACTGCTGCTTTATATCAGTCATTGAACCGTCCAATGAGTTTGTGAACCTCTGGATTCGCTAGATTCTTTGAAGCAGTTTAAAGAACAGTCCATGTAATTGCTGAGTTTTGGTTATTTCAACGTCCCGTGCCACAATCGGATCGGTGCTCCCCCAAAGAGACAGGTAATCGTGCATTGCAGCGTTGTTACGCGAGAATGGAATGATGTCGCAGCTGGTTCCATGAAGATTCTTTCGGATATCCAAGAAGGCCAATTCAGTCAAGACATGATGACATTTAGGGTTCCCGTATTGCTCTTCTACACAATCTCTGATTCGGCCGTGTAGAGCCTTTGTGGTCACATTTGTCTCAGTTCTCCATTGGTTGAATATTTCCTTGATTGTTGCAGCATAATGTGCTGTGAACGGGTCTTCGTAGTATGCTTTGAGAAGTTGAGAACCAAATACCACCACTGCGTCGACGCTGGAGATCACCACGGTGCTATGGGAATCCAAAGATGGCAATAGGCAATACTGGTTCGAGAGAATGTTATGAACGGCAGCATCACCCCCTTCTTGGGTTTCTTGAACCAAGAGAGGAGCCCTGTCCGAGATTGTACGGGAGCGTATAACTTTGAGCCAATTGATAATGCTTCTCAGGTAGTGTGAGTTTGCCGGCACGCCGTTCTTGTGATCATGAGCATAAACAATAAAAATGCTCGTCGTTTCACGTTGCAACACGTCGGTATCCGCGAGGGCGGCTAGAATTTCGTCAAAGACATCATCCAGATCTAAGGCAATGTCAATCAGTCACATCGATTAAGTATTTGCATGGCCAGGTATCGCGTCTGCTTACATTAAACACCTCTATATAAGCGCAGCTCGTTGTTTGCTGACATTTGAATGGATTGAAATTGCAACCATGCAGAATCAGGGGCTGACTCGAGCGAATATTTTGAGTTTGTCTGGGCGAGCTCGGAAGGCGGACCCATTGCTCGAAACATGCATGACAACTCACCACAGCCAGTTTGTGGTCAAGGTGCAGGGTATATGTCTTTGAATAGGATGCGCGCTTGCCTAATGTAGGTAGACCCCAACAGTAATGGAGGCTGAGAAGGTGCTGGGCTGCTCAGGCATGATTTTTACATCAAGACATTTTTTAACGATCACTGAACGTATTACGCACGACCCCTCAGCTTAAACTCCAACTCCAATGCCCCCGGCGAAGCAGTGAATTGATCCCTCAACTCACCAACCAGCCTCTCTCCCCTTTCTTTCCCCCAGTACCCAACATCAAACCTCGTCACCAGCAATGCAATGACAAACCTCATTTCTGCCATTGCAAGTGCTTTCCCAACGCAATTGAACCTCCCCTGACTGAAAGGCTGGAACCCCCTACCATCCCTCACCATCTCAGGCCTTGTGGTCCACCTCTCTGGAACCCACTGGTGAGCTCTTTCATAGGCCTTCTCCGACCTTCCCATTGACCACCTCGGTGACACAATAGTGACCCCACCTGGCACCCAGCTTCCCGCAATctccaaccctccctctGGAGTCTGCCGATAACCCCCAGTCGGCACCGCCGGCCAAAGCCTCATAGTCTCCTTAATAACCCCCGtcaacaacccaaccttTGCCAGCTCCCCCTTGTCATAAATATCCACCCCGTCCAACTTTCCCCTCAATCTCTCCTGCAGCTCCCTATTCCTGACCAACTCATAAAAAGCAAACACCAATGTTGGAGCAATAGTATCACTCCCTGCAATAACAACCGTAACCGCATCCCCATTCAACCACTCCCTATCCTTTTTCAACGTCCCCCTGCTCAAACTCTCCTCAATCAACCAATGACTCACATCTCTCCTTGCCCCCACCTTCCCATGCCTTGCgatcctctcccccatccgCTCCTTACACcactccatcatccccaaccaATCCCTCACAATCCACATCCAAGGCGTGACATAAAACGCTACCTGCGCAAGCCAAGGAACAGCACTAAAGGgtcccaacaaccccatcgcccgtctcaacaacctcaccgcCCAGTGCCATTTCTGCGATTGCAACATTTCAAACCCCTGACCAAAAGCAAACTCGCCCATTACATCAAACGTGAAGAAATAGAACCAGTCAGAGGCATTGATCGGCTTTCCCTGTCTGGATAAACCCTCTATCCTCTCCGCCAGAACTTCAGCATGGTGATACACTCGCGTCTCATAATCCCTCATAGCAGCAGAAGTAAAACCCTTGTCCCACACCTTTCTCCTCTGGTCATGCTCATGAACATCCCGCGTGGTGTTGAGTGCTATTTCAGGCAGCAAAAAGTCATACCACACTGCCTTGGTGCACGTACTCTTTGGGCCGTCGATAGTGTTTGGGACGGAGGGGTCAATGATGGTTAGCTCTTCCGGGCCGGTGCGGATCACGCTGCCGTGTTGGGCCCGGAGGCCTTCAATGACGAGATGGTTTTTCCCGTAGCGGCACTGCCAGACGTGCCAGAATTTTGTGATGGCCGCGAGTTTGGGACCGGGGAAGGAgcggaggcggtggaagTACAGCCGGTAGATGGAGATGCTGCTGAAGAGGCCTAGGATGTaggaggtggtgagaaggAAGGTGGCCTGGAAGGGATTCGGTTGGTCATTGTAGAAGGAAATGAGGTAAATGAAGGTGGTGAGAGAGGAGTAGAGCCAGAATAGCATTGGGGCTTGCATGTGCCATTCCCCTCGTATGAAGAGAGCCAGGTGGGAGGTAACCCCAAGCATGGCGGCTGCTGGGTATAGCACAGCGGAGGGAAGGTCTAGCAGAAGACCCATGGTGGCTAACCTTCGCAGGACGGGTGCTATGGTGGAAGACAGGGCCGATATGGCCTAGGagtggggagagggaagagatgatgaggatagATAAAGCGGATGCTCGGAACGGGGTGAGATATCAGGGGGGCCGCATTCAGCCCTATGCCTCCCCTGAACATGGCGGGCTGTCTGACACTGGCGCAGAACGTTGAATGTGAAGACAGCCGACTGGACCACCGCTCCGTTCTCCGAGCTCGCCTATTTCAGCACATGTTTGTGACCGAAGGGCAGAAACGCTCTTGGCCGTGGCACAGTGGTGATGTTATTCCGGGACGTAACTACCCGGACGGAGTTACGGATGTGAAGGAAGATGAGACGCCGTCTGAGAGAATGTGCCGACGGGGCTGAGGTAGTGGCATAGCTGCCGCGTGGCAATGAGCGAGGAAACAGACATGATCAAATACCCGTCGCTGTCTCTGCCAGAGAGACTGGAACTGATTCGGCCCAACCAAGTCGAGTGaacagaaacaaaaaggGATCATGGACTCCGAGCTATTGAACAGCCAGGTAAGAGTGGTTACCATCATGAAAGGTCTTGCGGCGGGCCAGATACTTACCATGGACCAGATGGCCGAGGCCATACATCGAATGCAGAAGCTGGTCGGTTGTGGCGTTTTTCATATCCAATCGATCTGGCTCTTCACCCGCAGTGACCTGAAAACGATCGTGATCCCCCAGTCAGCTTTCGGGATCATTAATGCCATTGCAAGCTCCAACGACTGGCCAGAGGTGCTGAGCAGCGTACCAATGGTCTTCTTTTGGGTATGGATCAACCTGTTGCCTTTCGCGATCGACAATCAACGTCAGGCGGAAGCCATACTCGAAGACCGACACAACAAGCCATGGCGGACAATGCCTTCACAGAGAATGACAGAGGCCCAGGCCAGAATACTCATGCTTCTGTTGTATCCGGTATCTCTCTTCACGAGCCTGCGGCTGGGAGGAACACGCCAGTGTCTGGCGTTGATGGTGCTTGGATATGGATACAACGACCTGAATCTGGCTGACAGGAGCTGGATCAGCCGGAACGTTATCAACGCCTTGGGTTTCTGCTCCTTTGCCTCGGGGGCCTTGGAAGTTGCCATGAACTCGCCCTTATCATTTTCAGGGGAAAACAACCAGACTGTTGTCAAATGGCTTGCTATGATTGGCGGCATTGTCTTCTCAACGGTACAGACTCAGGACATGGCGGATCAGGTCGGGGATAGCTCGAGGGGCAGAAAGTCGATGCCGTTGGCTCTCGGAGACGGACCGGCTCGATGGATGATTGCGATTCCCATGGTTGGATGGTCGATAGTCTGCCCCTGGTTttggggtgctggtgctgtggtACATGTGGTCGCTGCATTCTTGGGCCTCTTGATTGCATGCAGGACACTGACATGGCGTAGCATTGAGGCGGATAAGCGGACTTTCCAATTGTGGAATCTGTGGATGGCAGGTCTCTACACTCTGCCTTTGCTCTCTGCAGGTGGGCGATgaatgatggtggtgggggttgggctGTTGCTTGCCATAGAAACaagagggggaaggtggggggTATGCATGTTTGCTCCTTCTCTGATACAATCAACTCGCACTCTTTTCATAGTTGAGCAATAATTACGTTTCTTTCAAAATCCACAGGACATGTTACTAGGCACTATACATGGTCCTGACCTCTGCGAGTTCTTTTCGATACCATATATGATCTCAACATCGCTTCACTGATAGAAATCTGATATGATCACTACACCCGGTTTTTTAGCAGCCATGTCATCATAACTCCGGTCTTTTCACCGCTATCTAATCTGCGCTGATGTGACACAGATTCTCGTTAGGCGAAGCCCGTTCGGGAGGATCGGTACAAAAGGACGCCCGGGTCCGGTCCAACAGCCGGTACTTTATTGCGACATCGGCTCCGGTCCCACGCCCCCGTCGCTATCATATTTGACGGCCGCGCCACCCCCGCTGCCCGCCAGCCTGATGAACAGTGGGATGTGAGCTTGGCTTTGTCAGT from Podospora pseudopauciseta strain CBS 411.78 chromosome 6, whole genome shotgun sequence includes:
- a CDS encoding hypothetical protein (EggNog:ENOG503NWCS; COG:Q), with product MGLLLDLPSAVLYPAAAMLGVTSHLALFIRGEWHMQAPMLFWLYSSLTTFIYLISFYNDQPNPFQATFLLTTSYILGLFSSISIYRLYFHRLRSFPGPKLAAITKFWHVWQCRYGKNHLVIEGLRAQHGSVIRTGPEELTIIDPSVPNTIDGPKSTCTKAVWYDFLLPEIALNTTRDVHEHDQRRKVWDKGFTSAAMRDYETRVYHHAEVLAERIEGLSRQGKPINASDWFYFFTFDVMGEFAFGQGFEMLQSQKWHWAVRLLRRAMGLLGPFSAVPWLAQVAFYVTPWMWIVRDWLGMMEWCKERMGERIARHGKVGARRDVSHWLIEESLSRGTLKKDREWLNGDAVTVVIAGSDTIAPTLVFAFYELVRNRELQERLRGKLDGVDIYDKGELAKVGLLTGVIKETMRLWPAVPTGGYRQTPEGGLEIAGSWVPGGVTIVSPRWSMGRSEKAYERAHQWVPERWTTRPEMVRDGRGFQPFSQGRFNCVGKALAMAEMRFVIALLVTRFDVGYWGKERGERLVGELRDQFTASPGALELEFKLRGRA
- a CDS encoding hypothetical protein (COG:S; EggNog:ENOG503P1WY), encoding MDSELLNSQVRVVTIMKGLAAGQILTMDQMAEAIHRMQKLVGCGVFHIQSIWLFTRSDLKTIVIPQSAFGIINAIASSNDWPEVLSSVPMVFFWVWINLLPFAIDNQRQAEAILEDRHNKPWRTMPSQRMTEAQARILMLLLYPVSLFTSLRLGGTRQCLALMVLGYGYNDLNLADRSWISRNVINALGFCSFASGALEVAMNSPLSFSGENNQTVVKWLAMIGGIVFSTVQTQDMADQVGDSSRGRKSMPLALGDGPARWMIAIPMVGWSIVCPWFWGAGAVVHVVAAFLGLLIACRTLTWRSIEADKRTFQLWNLWMAGLYTLPLLSAGGR